Genomic segment of Dactylococcopsis salina PCC 8305:
TATAGCACTAGCAACTTAGGTTAGGACATTACTGATCGCTAAAACCTTTTCACCATAGGACTTTTGCCTGTTGCCTGTTGCCTGTTGCCTAGCGCGTAGCGCTATAAAACCGAACGCCAACACCAAGAGAAAAAAAAGAAAACTGTTAATCTAGAATGCGATAGAGTGTGTAAAACAGTAGGACATGATGGACGAAAATAAACAACAAGACACAGCCAATAATGAAGCTCAAACTCCTCCAGAAGAGGAACAAGCGCAACAGCCAGAAACAGCGGTTTCTGTGGAAGCCGAAGCGGTAGAAACGGCAGCTGAGGGGGAAAGTCAAGAGCAAACCGCAACCGAGCAATCTGCAAATACAGAACAGTTACAATCGGAAATTCAAGCCCTCCAACAAAAATTAGAACAAGAAACCCAACAACGGGAAAGCGTCACCGCGCAAGCGAAACGTCTAGCGGCAGATTTTGAAAATTTCCGCCGTCGTAGCGAGACGCAAAAAGAAGAAATTAAGCAAAATGAGAAACGGGAAACTCTATCCAAAATTTTAGAGATCGTGGATAATTTTGAACGAGCGCGATCGCAAATTAAACCCGCCACAGAAGGGGAAAAGAATATTCATAAAAGCTATCAAGGGGTTTATAAGCAACTGGTAGAAGCAATGAAGAGTCTAGGAGTCTCAAAAATGCGCCCCGAAGGAGAGCCGTTTGATCCCTATTACCATGAAGCCATGTTGCGAGAACCGACTAATGAGCATCCTGAAGGGACAGTGATTGAAGAACTCAGATCAGGATATATGTTAGAAGATACGGTGCTTCGTCATGCGATGGTAAAAGTTGCCGCCGCCCCTGAACCCTCATCACAAGAAGAAGCCAGTGGAGACACAGAAAATAACAGCAATGAGGAACAACTGGCTTAATTGATCAAAAACATCTTTTCTTAGCAAATTTGCTAGTTTCCCTCCAGATTGAGGGAAAACTTTCTTATAGATATCTTGTATATTTACGGAAAGGAAATCTCTATAACTTTATTAATCTCATGGGAAAAGTGATCGGCATCGACCTCGGCACAACCAACAGTTGCTTTGCAGTCTTAGAAGGCGGTAAATCGGCGGTAATCGGAAACTCAGAAGGAGAACGGACAACGCCGAGTATTGTTGCTTTTACTAAAGACGAAGAGCGTTTAGTGGGTCAACTGGCGAAACGCCAGGCTGTTACCAATGCCGAAAATACGGTTTATAGTATTAAACGCTTTATTGGACGGCGTTGGGAAGACGCAGAAGTAGAACGGAAGCGGGTTTCTTATCACTGTGTGCCAGGGAAGGATCAGACCGTTGATGTGGAAAGTTGGGGAAAACAATACACTCCCCAAGAAATCTCAGCAATAATTTTACAGAAGCTCAAAGCAGATGCTGA
This window contains:
- the grpE gene encoding nucleotide exchange factor GrpE, which codes for MDENKQQDTANNEAQTPPEEEQAQQPETAVSVEAEAVETAAEGESQEQTATEQSANTEQLQSEIQALQQKLEQETQQRESVTAQAKRLAADFENFRRRSETQKEEIKQNEKRETLSKILEIVDNFERARSQIKPATEGEKNIHKSYQGVYKQLVEAMKSLGVSKMRPEGEPFDPYYHEAMLREPTNEHPEGTVIEELRSGYMLEDTVLRHAMVKVAAAPEPSSQEEASGDTENNSNEEQLA